Proteins encoded by one window of Clostridium bornimense:
- a CDS encoding THUMP domain-containing class I SAM-dependent RNA methyltransferase, whose translation MNKLTLIATAPMGLESIVSKELKDLGFTNLEVENGRVTYDTDISGMIKSNLYLRCSDRVHIKLGDFVATTFEELFQGVKALPWADYLTVDGEFIVNAKSVKSTLFSLSDIQSISKKAIINKMKETHNVEWFEEDGTRYSILVSILKDRVIVTLDTSGVPLHKRGYRAHGNEAPIKETLAAALVKLSDWNPSKPLIDPMCGSGTIAIEAAMMGLNIAPGLNRRFDFEDFHFVDKELFKKIKKEAYEAIDYDKELKIYASDIDKKIIEVAKENSELAGVDDMITFRSMDVRRVFSNESNGVIICNPPYGERLQDEKAVLNLYRDMGNTFKGLHGWSYFIITSSEKFEKSFGRKSDKNRKLYNGRIKCYYYQYFHK comes from the coding sequence ATGAATAAACTAACACTTATTGCAACGGCGCCTATGGGCTTAGAATCAATAGTTTCTAAAGAACTTAAAGACCTAGGATTTACTAACTTAGAAGTAGAAAATGGAAGGGTAACATATGATACTGATATATCAGGTATGATAAAATCGAATCTTTATCTTCGTTGTAGTGATAGAGTTCATATTAAACTTGGTGATTTTGTTGCTACTACATTCGAAGAATTATTTCAAGGTGTTAAAGCTCTGCCTTGGGCCGATTACTTAACTGTTGATGGAGAATTTATTGTCAATGCTAAATCTGTAAAGTCAACATTATTTTCTCTTTCAGATATACAGAGCATATCAAAAAAAGCAATTATTAATAAAATGAAAGAAACCCATAACGTTGAATGGTTTGAAGAGGACGGAACTCGTTATTCTATATTAGTATCTATACTTAAAGATAGAGTAATTGTTACTCTAGATACCTCTGGTGTACCATTACATAAAAGAGGTTATCGTGCTCACGGTAATGAAGCTCCAATAAAAGAAACTTTAGCTGCAGCATTAGTTAAATTATCAGATTGGAATCCAAGTAAACCGCTTATAGACCCTATGTGTGGTTCTGGAACTATAGCTATTGAAGCTGCCATGATGGGACTAAATATTGCTCCTGGTCTTAATCGTCGTTTTGATTTTGAAGATTTTCATTTTGTTGACAAAGAGCTGTTCAAAAAAATAAAGAAAGAAGCCTATGAAGCAATTGATTATGATAAAGAACTTAAAATCTATGCTTCAGATATAGATAAAAAGATAATCGAAGTAGCAAAAGAAAACAGTGAACTCGCTGGTGTAGATGATATGATTACTTTTAGATCCATGGATGTACGCAGAGTTTTTTCTAATGAATCTAATGGAGTTATCATATGTAACCCCCCTTATGGCGAAAGACTTCAAGATGAAAAAGCTGTCTTAAATCTCTACAGAGATATGGGAAATACATTTAAAGGTCTACATGGATGGAGTTATTTTATAATAACATCTTCTGAAAAATTCGAAAAATCTTTTGGTAGAAAAAGCGATAAGAATAGAAAACTTTATAATGGTAGAATTAAATGTTATTACTATCAATACTTTCACAAATAA